In bacterium, the DNA window CATGTTGGGTGTGTTTCGCGACTATTCGATCGGGTTTGACAATCCGTACTGCAGAAGTTTTGCAAATTACTCTCGTTACAACGGCACAACTTACGAAGACGAGTTTTATCTTGCTACACCCACATTTGCTCAGTTAGAGAGAAATTCGGCAGCTCCACAAGCTGAGACAGGTATCTATTTCGAGGCTCGCTACCAGATCTCGCGCCCCTTGCTTGTGGTCGCAGAGATTGACAATTGGACACGCGTGCCGGATCAAGCTGACTATTACCGCTGGGTTGGGAAGTTTACATATCGTCCCGTTTGGCCCATCGTGCTGAGGTTGAGGCAAAAGCTGCAAGGACGTTGGAATAGTGCTCCGACACAACCTGCAGGCTTCCAGACCTACGAGAATCGAGTCAACCTTGAGTATCGTTTGTCACGATTTAATGAGCTCGAGCTTATGTACGCCAGCGGATACACGAGGTTCACACCGCGACCACGTTTAATCGGTGAACCTGATCCCACCGGGCAGAGTCCGATCGACGCACAAACGGCTTCTCCGCAGGAGGCAGTCGGATTGGAGCTTACACACAATTTTTCGCATACGCTTAAGTTAAAGACTGCATGGCTGATGTACGACGGTTTTCTCTGGAACTTCGAGGACACAGAGTTTGTTGTCGTGGATGGCAAGTCTACACGCTGGTGGGTTTCACTGACAAATCGCTTCTCGAGCGCACTTACAGCCAGACTTAAGATCACTGGCGACAGCCCCGTCACAAAGACGTTTGTTCAAGCACGAGACGGAAATAGCTATCCGGATCCGATACCGGGGCGTGAATTCGCAGGGGACAACATCGTAAAACGCGCGTGGTCCTTCCGCGTGCAGCTTGACTATCTGTTTTGAGTGTTCCACCGCTCCCGAAGAAGAGCCTTGGTCAATGCTTCCTGACTGAACGGCGTTACGCTCAGGAAATCGTCGCGGCACTGCAGATACGTCCCGGAGATACGGTAGTAGAAATCGGTCCAGGTCGCGGGGTGCTCACCGAATTGCTAGTAGAATCACCCGCGCGAGTTATCGCGATCGAGATTGACGACCGACTGCAGGACTATCTTGCAAAGAAGTTTGGTGCAAGCGAGAACTTCTCTCTCGTTCATGCAGACTTCATGGATTTTGACCTTCAGTCAATTCGTGAGTTCGAGACTCTCAAGGTTGTCGGGAATCTGCCTTATCACCTTTCGAGCGGGATCATCTATCGGCTGCTTGAGCACAATCGACACGCTCGATTGGATACATCACTTCCATGGTTTTCGCTGGCGGTGATGATGATGCAACGCGAAGTCGCCGAAAGAATGGTTGCCCGTTCAGGGTCGCGGGTCTACGGAAAGCTCTCCGTCTTTGTGCAGGTTGAGGCTCTTACCGACCTTCACGTTATCGTTCCGGCGAGCGCCTTTCGGCCGACGCCGCAGGTTGACGGGGGTGTAGTTCGATTGGAATTTCTCAGAATCCCAGAAGTCTATCCGACTAACTACAAACTCTTTGAACGAATTATTCGCTTCGTGTATTCGCAGCGGCGCAAGATGCTCAAATCGACCCTTTCTCAATTAGCGGGCATCCATCCAAGCTGGCAGCGTGTCGAATTTGACTTTACGCGCAGACCGGAAACACTATCCGTTGAGGAGTGGTGCTCACTGGTCAACGCAATATCCCGAGAGTTGGAATAGTTGACACAATGAGCGAGCTGATACGCGATTCTGTCCTGGTCTTACGCGTAACACCCTTTAGCGAAAGCTCGGTTATTCTGAATGTATTCAGCAGGCTTCATGGCAAGCTTGGACTGTTAGCCAAGGGGGCACGTCGCAAAGTCAAGAATGGTTCAGCACTGGCAATCGAACCGTGTTATGAGCTGGAAGTCGTTTGGGGGCATAAATCTTCGCGTGAAGTTCAGATCGCGCACGAGATCACACTACTTCGTTCAAGGTATGCGCTACGCAACTCCCTTGAGCTTCTGGTGGTTGCTCACACAATCGCAGAGCTATTGCTACGATGCTTGAAGGACGAGGACCCGCATCCCGAGCTTTATGGCATCTCCCAGTCCGCGTTATCAATGTGTGAGTCGCGGGTGTTGAGGATCATGCCAGTCCTTTGGAAGTTTGAGCTGGAACTTCTGACGCAAATCGGTTTCACGCCGACTGAAATTGACATCAAAAGTGAATTCGGTTCACATTTGAGCTTGGAATCTGTCGCCATTTTGAGGAAACTACGGGATTCATCCATAGAGATGGCGGCCCGACTAAGGACTTCGCAACTTGCCGAACAAGAAATCACGATATGGTTCCGAAACTACTTTACTCGACACTTAGCTTTTCCTGCACAGTTGCGGTCGCTTGGTGCATTGAATTGGGCAAGAGTCAAACTTTCATGACAAACAACTAACATAGCGATGGCCTCTCAGAATCTCATGGACAAAGTCGTTAGCCTTTGCAAGCGCCGCGGCTTTGTCTACCAATCCTCAGAAATCTACGGCGGTCTGGCCTCGATATGGGACTACGGCCCACTCGGGGTCGCTCTGAAGAATAACATAGCCAACTATTGGTGGCGCGAGATGACCCAACTTCACGAGAATATCGTGGGCATCGATGCGTCCATTCTCATGCACCCGCAGGTCTGGAAAGCCTCCGGACATGTTGACGGTTTCGTTGATCCTTTAGTCGACTGTAAAAACTGCAAGGCGCGGTTTAAAGCCCAGGACCTCATCAAACAGTGGCGGACAAAGAAGAAACTCGGCGCGTTAATGGAGGGAGAGATTCGCGAGGGCGGAGAAGGAGATCTTCACGAGCTTGTCAAAGTCCGCTGGGCTGAGGCAACCTGCCCAACCTGCGGCACGACTGGGAATCTGACATCACCACGCTTGTTCAATCTAATGCTCAAGACGTTTCTGGGTCCTGTGGAAGAAAGCGCAGCAGTCGTTTACCTACGCCCGGAAACAGCCCAGGGCATTTACGTCAACTACTTGAATGTCCTGAATACTTCGCGGCTGAAACTGCCGTTCGGTATCGCACAAATCGGCAAGGCATTCCGAAATGAGATTACTCCCGGCAACTTCATTTTCCGCACGCGCGAGTTTGAGCAGATGGAGATGCAGTTCTTCGTTCGTCCTGAAGAGGCGACCGAATGGCTGATGAAGTGGCGCGACAAACGTTTCGACTATTACAGGAAGCTGGGCATTCGAGTTGAGAAACTTCGCTTGCACCAGCATACGCCGCAGGAGCTTGCCCATTACGCCGCTGATGCGTACGACATTGAGTATGAATTTCCGTTCGGCTGGCAAGAGATCGAGGGAGTCCACAATCGGACGGACTTCGACTTGAAACGCCATAGCGAGTTTTCCGGGAAAGATTTGAGCTACATGAATGAAGAAACAAAAGACCGTTTCACACCATTCATTGTCGAAACTTCTTCCGGCTTAAATCGAACTCTTCTTACCTGTCTTGTTGACGGGTACTACGAGGATACACAAGACGGGGAACCTCGAACCGTCCTGCGACTCGCTCCGGCCATTGCGCCTGTCAAAGCTGGCGTCTTCTCGCTTGTGAAGAAGGATGGGTTAGCGGAAATTGCGGATCAACTGGCAAATGACCTGCGAAAGGTCGGCACTGTTTTCACGGATCATTCTGGATCCATCGGCCGGCGCTACCGCAGGATGGACGAAATCGGGACGCCGTGGGGAGTGACGGTTGATTATCAGACAAAAGAGGATCAAACAGTCACCTTGCGAGATCGTGATTCGCTCGAGCAGCTGCGGGTTCGTATGGCCGAACTTCCTTCATTGCTCGCCACAAAGCTGGCCGCCAACTGATCAACCAATTCGCGCGAGTATCTAAGACTACCTACATGCTGTACGATGAAATGTGCCGACAAGGCAACTCGCTTTTCCGCTACAGGAGTTACCTGCCGCTGCTCCTTGTACCCCTGGGAATTTGGAACATTCTTCACTACAAGCGATACATTAGCGATAGTCACAATGTTGACCTGATGTTCGATCTTGCTTGCCTTGGACTCGGATTGATCGGTAGTGCAATTCGATTTGTATCCTTGGGATTTGCGCAAAGCGGCACTTCTGGAAGGAATACGCGAAGCGGTCAAGTTGCCGATGCCTTGAATGTGAAGGGGATGTATTCGCTGTGCCGTCATCCTCTTTACCTTGGGAACATGATTATCTACACGTCTGTCCTATTGTTCACAAAGTCGCCGTGGTTTGCGTCGGCAGGAGTGCTCGGACTCTACATCTACTACGAGCGAATCATCTCGACCGAAGAGTCATTCTTGCATAAGAAGTTTGGGGAAGCATACCGTACTTGGGCAAATACCGTCCCTTGTTTGATTCCGCGGTTTCGGGGATGGATAGCTCCCAGCCTGCCTTTTTCCTTTCGTGCAGGGTTACGGAGCGAAGCGTATTCACTGGCCGGGCTTGTCGTGACTTTCTATGTGCTGGATGCAATTGAGCACTATGTAATCGAGGGCCGCTTCCGAACTGATCTTGTCTGGGACGTGCTGCTGGGTTTGTCGCTCTTCATGTTTCTCGTCGTTCGTTTCATGAGAAAACATACACGCATTCTAAGTGAACCAGATGTCCGAATAGAAGCGTAGTTGCGCCTCGAATGCAATTGATGATAAGCAGAAGCCCGACCATTGGCCGGGCTTCTGCTTTTGTTTATCCGAGTCTGACTTACAAGTTGGGAACGACGTCCACCGTAACCGTCGCGATAACCTCGCGGTGCAGCTTGATAGGAACATTGAACTCGCCCAGATGTTTGATCGGCTCTTCGAGCTGAATTTTGCGGCGGTCTATTTCGTAACCCCGCTCCTTAATCAGCTCAGCGATATCAGCGGAGGTCACAGCCCCAAACATCCTATCTTCTTCGCCCACTTGAACGCCCTTGAGAAGCCGCAGTCCGTTGATCTGGGCATAAACGTCTCCGGCCTTTCGACGTTCTTTCAGGTCCCGCATCTGGAGTGTCTTGCGCTCTTGGTCAAGGCGCGCCAAATTTGATTTTGTCGCGGCAAACGCAATTCCACGCGGAATAAGGTAGTTTCTGGCATACCCGGGCTTGACTTGCACCAGATCGCCGATCTTGCCTAACGACTCATAATCTGTTCGCAAAATAACTTGCATGTGTCTATCTTGGTTATGGCTTGTTTAGTACGTAGTTCTGGAACGTGAAGTGTGTATGTTCACGCTCATCTTCGTCGTGCGGATGCGGGTGTTCTTCATCTTCATAGGAGTCAACATGCGCATGGTGCTCACTATCACCGAGATGATCGCGGCGGTTAAGGAATTGAATACGGCGCGCCTTTATCTCAACCCAGCTTCTCGTGGTGCCGTCCTCGTTGGCAAAACTTCGGCTTTGCAATTCTCCTTCAACCAACACAGCGCTGCCTTTGTGCAAATTCTCCTTGCAGCTTTCTGCAAGTTTGTACCAAGCGACAATGCCGATGAAACACACGTCTTCTTTGATCCGTCCGCTCGAATCCTTGAATTTTCGGTTCGACGCGATTGTAAAGTTCGCAACCGGCACGTCGGAGGTCGTCTTGCGAAAAGTGGGGTCCTTAATCAGGTTGCCCGCAATTATGACACAGTTGATATCCGGCATTTTGAATTCCGCCATACTCTCTCCCTCTTATTGCCACAAATACGTTTACGTGATACCGCGCCTCTCCCTGAAGGCGAGGATCATCATTCCGTTACGCCGGCTTATCGGCAGTAGGGTCTCCCGCTACGCCTGCCGTCTCCGTATCTTCATCCACAATATCCTCAATCTCGTCATCGATGGTTACATCCAGCACATCTGCTGCCATAGATGGCGTCGAATCCAATTCCGGTTCAACCTGCTTCGCTGCGCCCAAAGACGCGACCGATTCATCATCCACTTCAGGAACCCGTTCGGGATCAACGACTGTGACTAAATGGCGAAGCAATGATGTCGTCAAGTGTAACAAGCGGTCAAGTTCATGAGTCTCAGACGTCGCCAAATCGTAGACCGTCAGAACATACACTCCGTATTGGCGGTGACGGATTTCATAGGTAAGACGGCGCTTGCCCCAACGCTCCCAGCGACGGAACTTTCCACCGTGCGACTGCACCAAGTCGTGAATCTTTCGCAGATCATGCTCGATCTGCTCTGCTTCGACGTTTGAGTCGAAGATTAGAACAAGTTCGTAGGTCGTTATACGGCTCATTATGCTCCCTTTGGTCTTTGCGGCTTGCTGTGTTGCCTCCAACAAGCAGGGTTTATTATTAGTTTTCGGACGCGTTAAAGCGATTCATCGCTGCGTCCAATCCATATTCCAGCCAGTGCTCAATTGCATCCGCTCCGCGCGCAGCAAGTTCGTGAAAGGCGTCTAACTCCTTGCCGCGTAACTTGCGCAAAACCCAATAGGCGACATCCGCACCCGCTACACCACCCCCTACCCCGAGACGAAGGCGAGGAATGTCCTCCGTACCAAGTGTCTCGATAATCGAGCGTAACCCCTTCTGGCCACCTGGACCTCCTGCAGCGCGAATGCGCAACTTGCCAGACGGCAAATTGACATCATCACAAACCACTATCAACTGCCGGGGCTCAAGCTTGTGCCAGCGCAAAGCCGCAGACACAGGACGCCCAGAGAGATTCATGTAAGACAGCGGCAGAAGCAGCATTGCGTCGCGTGCCGGGAGGTTGGCAGACATGCTCTCAGGCACGGGTCCGCGCTTGAAACCAACTCCGACTCTTCTCGCAAGTTCTTCCGCAACGGCAAAACCAATATTGTGCGGCGTGTTGTCGTATTCGGAACCGGGATTGCCAAGTCCAACTACAAGCCGCATCATCCGTCAAACAGTCGCAGAGCGCGAGGAACTACTCCTCAACCTGCTTCTTCTCGCGAATTACTTCCGGTTCAGCTGCTGCACCTTCAACTCCGGCGCCAGCCTCCGCTTCCAACTCGGCCTTCTTGCCGCTCACGTGCGCTATGACCGATTGGGGGTCTCCATGAACGGTGATTCCCTCGATCGAGATATCCTGAATACGCACGGCGTCGCCGATATGGAGGTTTGTCACATCGACGTCAATATGACTGGGCATTGCATCAGGAAGACACTCTATCTCAAGTTCATATAGAATGACGTCGAGGATACCGTTCTCGGTCTTGACGCCGTAAGACACGCCGACGGCATGGACCGGAACACGCACTCTGATGCTCTGGCTCAAATCAACGCCCATCAGGTCAACGTGCAGAACTTCTCCAAACACCGGATGGCGCTGCACTTCGCGAATGACGCACGGCAGCGTCTGGCCGGAGACTCTCAAGTCAATCACGGCCGTTTCCTTACGAAGCAAGCGACCAAGCTCGATCGAGTCAAAAGACACGTGCTTGACTTCGTGCTTGGCGTTATAGTATACCCCGGGGATACGGCCACTTTTGCGAAGCTGGTGGCCTTTAGGCTCGCTCGGCTTGCGCGGTTCAGCGGAAAGAATTGCGTGCTCTGACATGGTTTGCTATAGGTGATTTTGAATGATCAATCGGTTGTACTGGATCCAGCCAACGCTTCAATTTCGCGTTGGTCAACCATTAGTTCACGCTCCTCGTCATGCGAGTCGAGGAACAGATGACTGATGGACTCTTCTCCGTGAATGCGGCGAATAGCTCCCGCGAACAATTTCGCGGTTGAGAGTTTGGAAATCTTGTGAAACTGATGTTCGCGTGGCGTGGGAAGCGTATCACATACCCACAAGCGAGTGATCTCGCTGGCTTCAATACGATCCACAGCGGCACCGGACAATACAGGGTGGGTTATCGCGCCGTAGATGTCCAGACATCCACGGTCTTTGAGCATCGCAATTGTCGCGGCAAGCGTTCCGGCAGTATCGACAATGTCGTCAACGATCAGGCAGTTCTTGCCGCGAACATCTCCAATCAGATTCAGTGCGACAGCTTGATTGGGTCCGGTCCGGAACTTGTCGACAATCACAAATTCCGTTTTCAAATAGTTGGCGTAGAAGCGCGCAAGCTTTGTAGATCCTACGTCAGGCGCAACGATAACGAGATTGGGCACCGGCTGAACCGAAAAAAGATCGATGAACAGCCGCGAAGCCATCAGATGATCAAAGGGAATGTTAAAGAACCCCTGAATCTGTGGTGCGTGCAGGTCCATCGTCAGAATGCGATGTATACCAGCGGCCTGCAAAAGATCGGCGACGAGTCTTGAAGTGATGGCGACACGGGGGCCATCTTTTCTATCCTGTCGTGCGTAACCGTAGTAGGGCACTACTGCCGTGATGCGAGCCGCGCTAGCGCGCTTGGCGGCATCCACCATGATAAGCAACTCAAGCAGGTTTTCAGCAGGCGGACATGTCGGCTGAATCAGAAAGACATCTCGGCCTCGGATGTTCTCCTCAAACTGCACTCCGATTTCGCCATCGGAAAACCGGCTAATCTTCACTTCGCCCAACGGCTGGCCTAGTCCGGCAGCAATTCGTTCGCCGAGCGCACGATGGGCCGTTCCGCTGAAGATCTTCAGTTTGTAGCTATCCGGCAATCACTCGCTCCGGGTTTGCGGCAGCGACCGTCGTTGTCATCACTCTATTTACCAAGCCCAACTCGCTGGGGCGGAAGGACTCGAACCTCCGAATGGCAGGACCAAAACCTGCTGCCTTACCAACTTGGCTACGCCCCAATACTTTCACTAAAACTCAATCCCTGGTGCTTAGGTGTCCATGCCCCGGAGCTACCGGTCTGACAGCTGCTTCATCCGAAAGTCGTTTGAACTCTTCCAGAATCTGCGTCTCAATCTGGCGGCGAAACTCATTGGTGATTGGATGGGCAATGTCCTTGTACGTGCCGTCTTCGAGTTTGCGGCTTGGCATGCACACGAACAATCCTTCCTTGCCTTCAATAATCTTCAGCCCTCGAA includes these proteins:
- the rsmA gene encoding ribosomal RNA small subunit methyltransferase A; this translates as MSVPPLPKKSLGQCFLTERRYAQEIVAALQIRPGDTVVEIGPGRGVLTELLVESPARVIAIEIDDRLQDYLAKKFGASENFSLVHADFMDFDLQSIREFETLKVVGNLPYHLSSGIIYRLLEHNRHARLDTSLPWFSLAVMMMQREVAERMVARSGSRVYGKLSVFVQVEALTDLHVIVPASAFRPTPQVDGGVVRLEFLRIPEVYPTNYKLFERIIRFVYSQRRKMLKSTLSQLAGIHPSWQRVEFDFTRRPETLSVEEWCSLVNAISRELE
- the recO gene encoding DNA repair protein RecO yields the protein MSELIRDSVLVLRVTPFSESSVILNVFSRLHGKLGLLAKGARRKVKNGSALAIEPCYELEVVWGHKSSREVQIAHEITLLRSRYALRNSLELLVVAHTIAELLLRCLKDEDPHPELYGISQSALSMCESRVLRIMPVLWKFELELLTQIGFTPTEIDIKSEFGSHLSLESVAILRKLRDSSIEMAARLRTSQLAEQEITIWFRNYFTRHLAFPAQLRSLGALNWARVKLS
- a CDS encoding glycine--tRNA ligase codes for the protein MASQNLMDKVVSLCKRRGFVYQSSEIYGGLASIWDYGPLGVALKNNIANYWWREMTQLHENIVGIDASILMHPQVWKASGHVDGFVDPLVDCKNCKARFKAQDLIKQWRTKKKLGALMEGEIREGGEGDLHELVKVRWAEATCPTCGTTGNLTSPRLFNLMLKTFLGPVEESAAVVYLRPETAQGIYVNYLNVLNTSRLKLPFGIAQIGKAFRNEITPGNFIFRTREFEQMEMQFFVRPEEATEWLMKWRDKRFDYYRKLGIRVEKLRLHQHTPQELAHYAADAYDIEYEFPFGWQEIEGVHNRTDFDLKRHSEFSGKDLSYMNEETKDRFTPFIVETSSGLNRTLLTCLVDGYYEDTQDGEPRTVLRLAPAIAPVKAGVFSLVKKDGLAEIADQLANDLRKVGTVFTDHSGSIGRRYRRMDEIGTPWGVTVDYQTKEDQTVTLRDRDSLEQLRVRMAELPSLLATKLAAN
- a CDS encoding DUF1295 domain-containing protein, which produces MLYDEMCRQGNSLFRYRSYLPLLLVPLGIWNILHYKRYISDSHNVDLMFDLACLGLGLIGSAIRFVSLGFAQSGTSGRNTRSGQVADALNVKGMYSLCRHPLYLGNMIIYTSVLLFTKSPWFASAGVLGLYIYYERIISTEESFLHKKFGEAYRTWANTVPCLIPRFRGWIAPSLPFSFRAGLRSEAYSLAGLVVTFYVLDAIEHYVIEGRFRTDLVWDVLLGLSLFMFLVVRFMRKHTRILSEPDVRIEA
- the rplI gene encoding 50S ribosomal protein L9, which translates into the protein MQVILRTDYESLGKIGDLVQVKPGYARNYLIPRGIAFAATKSNLARLDQERKTLQMRDLKERRKAGDVYAQINGLRLLKGVQVGEEDRMFGAVTSADIAELIKERGYEIDRRKIQLEEPIKHLGEFNVPIKLHREVIATVTVDVVPNL
- a CDS encoding single-stranded DNA-binding protein, with the protein product MAEFKMPDINCVIIAGNLIKDPTFRKTTSDVPVANFTIASNRKFKDSSGRIKEDVCFIGIVAWYKLAESCKENLHKGSAVLVEGELQSRSFANEDGTTRSWVEIKARRIQFLNRRDHLGDSEHHAHVDSYEDEEHPHPHDEDEREHTHFTFQNYVLNKP
- the rpsF gene encoding 30S ribosomal protein S6, translated to MSRITTYELVLIFDSNVEAEQIEHDLRKIHDLVQSHGGKFRRWERWGKRRLTYEIRHRQYGVYVLTVYDLATSETHELDRLLHLTTSLLRHLVTVVDPERVPEVDDESVASLGAAKQVEPELDSTPSMAADVLDVTIDDEIEDIVDEDTETAGVAGDPTADKPA
- the pth gene encoding aminoacyl-tRNA hydrolase, which translates into the protein MRLVVGLGNPGSEYDNTPHNIGFAVAEELARRVGVGFKRGPVPESMSANLPARDAMLLLPLSYMNLSGRPVSAALRWHKLEPRQLIVVCDDVNLPSGKLRIRAAGGPGGQKGLRSIIETLGTEDIPRLRLGVGGGVAGADVAYWVLRKLRGKELDAFHELAARGADAIEHWLEYGLDAAMNRFNASEN
- a CDS encoding 50S ribosomal protein L25 produces the protein MSEHAILSAEPRKPSEPKGHQLRKSGRIPGVYYNAKHEVKHVSFDSIELGRLLRKETAVIDLRVSGQTLPCVIREVQRHPVFGEVLHVDLMGVDLSQSIRVRVPVHAVGVSYGVKTENGILDVILYELEIECLPDAMPSHIDVDVTNLHIGDAVRIQDISIEGITVHGDPQSVIAHVSGKKAELEAEAGAGVEGAAAEPEVIREKKQVEE
- a CDS encoding ribose-phosphate pyrophosphokinase; protein product: MPDSYKLKIFSGTAHRALGERIAAGLGQPLGEVKISRFSDGEIGVQFEENIRGRDVFLIQPTCPPAENLLELLIMVDAAKRASAARITAVVPYYGYARQDRKDGPRVAITSRLVADLLQAAGIHRILTMDLHAPQIQGFFNIPFDHLMASRLFIDLFSVQPVPNLVIVAPDVGSTKLARFYANYLKTEFVIVDKFRTGPNQAVALNLIGDVRGKNCLIVDDIVDTAGTLAATIAMLKDRGCLDIYGAITHPVLSGAAVDRIEASEITRLWVCDTLPTPREHQFHKISKLSTAKLFAGAIRRIHGEESISHLFLDSHDEERELMVDQREIEALAGSSTTD
- a CDS encoding septation protein SpoVG family protein codes for the protein MTITEIHINLRDEDKLKAFVNITFDDVFVVRGLKIIEGKEGLFVCMPSRKLEDGTYKDIAHPITNEFRRQIETQILEEFKRLSDEAAVRPVAPGHGHLSTRD